The nucleotide window TTGTAAAAATAGGAGCACCGTGTTTACAGATTAGCGGAACGACTTTTGCGGGCGTTGGATCAAACAGACATAAGACGTTAGGCAAATTTAGAACCAGCGTTGTTATCGATGAACACGCAtatgaaattgaatttcacGTAGTTTCCGATATTTTACTAAAACACGATTTACTTTTAGGCGCAGACTTCTTAAATAAAGTTAAGTTAGTCAGAAACGGACGAGAGATAACGATagagaaaattcgcgaagaccCTGTCACTGATAAATGGTGTGATGAAAGTATACCGGAAGTTTTTCGGATCGTATGTGAGGAGGTGAACGTAGAAATGAGTATTGTTCTGAAAGACGAGGAACCCGTGTTTCAGAGACCACGACGTTTAGCACCAGCAGAAAAGAGTGCGGTAGACGCACAAATAAGCGATTGGTTACGGGATGGCATTATTCAGCCGTCTCTCTCTGAATACGCGAATCCCATCGTTCTCGTAAAGAAAAAAGACGGCTCTATGCGTTTGTGCGTAGATTATAGAAAATTAAACCAGAAAATAGTAAGGGACCGTTACCCTTTACCTCTCGTGGAAGACCAGCTGGACGCGTTACAGGGCGCTAAACTGTTCAGTACCCTTGACTTAAGAAATGGATTTTTCCATGTGCCGGTACATAAGGATAGCCGTAAGTTCACATCGTTTGTTGTACCCAATGGTCAGTATGAATTTTTACGCGTTCCTTTCGGTTTATCTAACTCTCCGGCTGTCTTCGTGAGATTCATTAATATGGTTTTCAGAGAGATCTTTTGCAACAAAAAGTTATTTTGGCCTATATGGATGACATCATCGTACCATCGAGTGACTTAGAAAGCGGAATACAAAAACTGGAACAAGTTTTAGCAGTAGCTAGCGATCACGGTCtggaaataaattggaaaaaatgttcaTGGTTACGCAGTAAAGTCGAATTTTTGGGACACATTGTAGAGAATGGCTCTGTTCGGCCGTCTGAGGGTAAAATAGCGGCCGTAGCAAAATTTCCAGTACCGAAGAACGCCAAACAAGTTCAAAGCTTTCTGGGTCTGACCGGATACTTTCGAAAATTTATAGAAGGTTATTCAACAATCGCTAGACCATTGACGAACCTGTTACGAGCAGGCGTTACGTTCGAGCTCGATGGTACGGCGATAGGTGCATTCGATCTcttgaaaacaaaattaatgGAGAAACCAGTGTTAAACATTTACAAAGTAGATGCGGAGACCGAGTTACACACGGACGCATCGTCATTCGGTTTCGGAGCAGTTTTGATGCAACGCAGCGACGACGATAACAAATTTCACCCGATATATTTTGCTAGCGGTAAAACGACACCAGCCGAACCTAGATACGCGAGTTACGAGCTGGAAGTCTTGGCGATTATACGATCACTACGAAAATTCCGAATATATTTGTTaggaattaaatttaaaataattacagaTTGTAAAGCATTCACACTCACGATGAGCAAACGAGATTTATGTGTACGCGTGGCCAGGTGGGTCCTCTTATTAAAGGAATTCGACTACACTATCGAACATTGAGCAGGTAATAAGATGGCTCACGTGGACTCTTTGAGTAGAAACCCGTTACCGACTTGCTATTTGTTGTCCGCGGATCGGAATAATATTACGGCAAGAATTCGTAAAGCGCAGCAAGACGACGCAGGAACGCGACGGATTGCCGAGTTGACACAGCAGGGTAAAATAGACGGATATACcttgcgggggggggggggactgcTGTTCAAGAATATCGACGGAGACATCAATCTTGTAGTACCAAAGAGCCTGCAATTACAAGTCATTCGACATGTTCACGGAAACGGCCACTTTTCAGCGGGAAAAACGGAAACTCTGCTGAAGAGAGACTATTGGTTCCAGGGTATTCGACAAAAAATTGAGAAAGCCATTAAGAATTGTCTAGATTGCATTTTAGCTGAAAGGAAAATGGGAAAAGTCGAAGGTCTGCTGAATTCGATAGCTAAGGGGGAAGTACCTCTGGACACCTACCACGTGGATCATTTGGGACC belongs to Lasioglossum baleicum chromosome 17, iyLasBale1, whole genome shotgun sequence and includes:
- the LOC143217525 gene encoding uncharacterized protein LOC143217525 gives rise to the protein MSSRDLNALTVAELKEILRNESLQTSGTKSELIARLIEHDPSCQWAYRGQTDTVNENAGGDVYESHTSGGAEHANPREENTHGRVGVKTVAELLAYFDGKSEDYPTWVKQIKVLRRTYKLNDDETKVLIGMRVRGKARDWVHSRSEYIELLADDLLSKLEQMFYYRPSNLVLRDRLRGRVWKKNESFEDYFHDKIIKANRIPIDDEVELVDHIIEGIPDRSLRSQAKMHCFKTPEALLVAFEQLMLPSTSFAGNSLIDERRRLPTTQQDREAFRKDKSRRCFNCNTEGHLSADCPAKSRGPKCFRCGQHGHLAPNCPKRDTGPEKTVKLVTRFPSAQSCKAVRLNNVELMSIIDTASDLTLMSASCLVKIGAPCLQISGTTFAGVGSNRHKTLGKFRTSVVIDEHAYEIEFHVVSDILLKHDLLLGADFLNKVKLVRNGREITIEKIREDPVTDKWCDESIPEVFRIVCEEVNVEMSIVLKDEEPVFQRPRRLAPAEKSAVDAQISDWLRDGIIQPSLSEYANPIVLVKKKDGSMRLCVDYRKLNQKIVRDRYPLPLVEDQLDALQGAKLFSTLDLRNGFFHVPRDLLQQKVILAYMDDIIVPSSDLESGIQKLEQVLAVASDHGLEINWKKCSWLRSKVEFLGHIVENGSVRPSEGKIAAVAKFPVPKNAKQVQSFLGLTGYFRKFIEGYSTIARPLTNLLRAGVTFELDGTAIGAFDLLKTKLMEKPVLNIYKVDAETELHTDASSFGFGAVLMQRSDDDNKFHPIYFASGKTTPAEPRYASYELEVLAIIRSLRKFRIYLLGIKFKIITDCKAFTLTMSKRDLCVRVARWVLLLKEFDYTIEH